A region from the Candidatus Thermoplasmatota archaeon genome encodes:
- the scpB gene encoding SMC-Scp complex subunit ScpB: MLSPATEEGSAPETAPRGGHRKIAEGLDPVRVVEAALFSAGKPLGLDEIAQNTGLTSGVARDALKALAKEYDARETALEIARAGDKWAMQLKATYAPTAERLAPMEIPVRVLKTLALIAYHQPLLQSDLVEMVGAKAYDHVHDLKEAGLVTKRVHDRSFLLVTTPRFPEYFGIPSTDREGIKRFLADRMGIKLPDDDGRGNKKLAAFEGEAPTETAQADIPRAEGYDSGTSSQS; this comes from the coding sequence ATGCTCTCCCCCGCGACCGAGGAAGGTTCCGCCCCCGAGACCGCGCCGCGCGGTGGCCACCGCAAGATCGCCGAGGGCCTCGATCCCGTGCGCGTGGTCGAAGCGGCGCTCTTCTCCGCGGGGAAGCCTCTCGGGCTCGACGAGATCGCCCAGAACACGGGGCTCACCTCGGGCGTCGCGCGCGACGCGCTCAAGGCGCTCGCGAAGGAATACGACGCGCGCGAGACCGCCCTCGAGATCGCGCGCGCGGGCGACAAGTGGGCCATGCAGCTCAAGGCGACCTACGCGCCCACGGCGGAGCGCCTCGCGCCGATGGAGATCCCCGTCCGCGTCCTGAAGACGCTCGCGCTCATCGCGTACCACCAGCCGCTCCTCCAGAGCGATCTCGTGGAGATGGTGGGCGCGAAGGCCTACGACCACGTCCACGACCTGAAGGAGGCCGGCCTCGTGACGAAGCGCGTGCACGACCGCAGCTTCCTGCTCGTCACGACGCCGCGCTTCCCCGAGTACTTCGGCATCCCGTCGACGGACCGCGAGGGCATCAAGCGCTTCCTCGCCGATCGCATGGGCATCAAGCTGCCGGACGACGACGGCCGCGGCAACAAGAAGCTCGCCGCCTTCGAGGGCGAAGCCCCGACGGAGACGGCGCAGGCCGATATCCCGAGGGCCGAAGGGTACGATTCGGGCACTTCGTCGCAAAGCTGA
- the smc gene encoding chromosome segregation protein SMC — MHLKRVELENFKSFGRRLTIPFLDGFTAITGPNGSGKSNIGDAILFVLGPKSNKAIRAGKLTDLIFNGGKERKPADMCRVSLVFDNADRVIPVEEDEVTLTRLIRLSKNNPENYYSYFYVNGKPSSLTEFDTLLAHSRISADGYNIVRQGDVLRIVEMTPLDRRRILDDIAGITAFDEDIAKANAQKGEVEQNLDRIRIILDEIERQLATLERERDAALKYKTVKEALDLAKAKLGKRREEALVADLARLGSDLASHERERVELETTLEGVKDEIREAEEALAAIERRIADRGGPEAQALRAKIEDLRARTVRATERANYARQEMDDLKKDRAGVEGDFKRVEKELAKLLKEKSALEAKASEAESKLATADAGLKALRETLSSGQGRAAELERELAKMRAEHESKSTELHEATLARERAVDRVDRLKSALAEAEEAKGTAEFEIRDIEWEAKEIRKETDGSTGDVEGRRKALFEKKRRESDVSKELRELEPAIRSLQNDYSRLKAEADASEAVSRGYTRAVDAVMTARDQGKLKGICGTVAELADVQKKHARAMEVAAGGRMQAIVTETDADAAEAIEFLKRNRLGRATFLPLSKMVPGRPAGKPLMAVRDPSAEGFAIDLISFDDKYRPAFWYVFRDTVIVNGMDAARRLMGGVRLVTLEGEVIDAAGAMTGGHDGDRDAKLKFGAVAREDVEKIASKLRAALSHQETLSQELADLRVEIESLEKTLRDAGHATAEKTARLAELEKKRKTFEEKLAGLVADADAKRVELAAAEAEVAALADSVATLTARLGEIEAERGAKGKLLLQATDKDLAAELTRLQTEVETLKDEARGARSSAETKARESVLVEERKAEIAARLESMTAARETHEKALAEAEEAIKAGEEELAVLLSMEAQQNEEMRGLHAERDRAYQRKTDLAQRAEKLREKAQARFDLVLQLKTRIPAVEEALAEARAELALMAVQPPVEFPESADELKAAVRRGENELERLGNVNMLALEEYDRQAARKTELVSETEHLNVEREKLSRLVEEIVARKKEGFFRVFDEINKNFGDVYARLSDGGKAELVLEFPEDPFQGGLTMRAQPKGKKVTRLEALSGGEKSLTSMAFIFAIQEYSPSPFYYLDEVDQNLDGINSELLARMVKANSHHAQHIVVSLRKVTLKEAEHVYGVTMVESGLSEIVGEVRISEIVEEPAPQATVGGGAE; from the coding sequence TTGCACCTGAAGCGCGTCGAGCTCGAGAACTTCAAGAGCTTCGGTCGGCGGCTCACGATCCCGTTCCTCGACGGGTTCACCGCCATCACGGGGCCGAACGGCTCGGGCAAAAGCAACATCGGCGACGCGATCCTCTTCGTCCTCGGCCCGAAGTCGAACAAGGCGATCCGCGCGGGCAAGCTCACGGACCTCATCTTCAACGGCGGCAAGGAGCGCAAGCCCGCCGACATGTGCCGCGTGTCGCTCGTCTTCGACAACGCGGACCGCGTGATCCCCGTCGAAGAGGACGAGGTGACGCTCACGCGCCTCATCCGGCTCTCGAAGAACAACCCCGAGAACTACTACTCCTACTTCTACGTGAACGGCAAGCCCTCGTCGCTCACGGAGTTCGACACGCTGCTCGCCCATTCGCGCATCAGCGCGGACGGCTACAACATCGTGCGCCAGGGCGACGTGCTGCGCATCGTCGAGATGACCCCGCTCGACCGCCGCCGCATCCTCGACGACATCGCGGGCATCACCGCGTTCGACGAGGACATCGCGAAGGCGAACGCGCAGAAGGGCGAGGTCGAGCAGAACCTCGACCGCATCCGCATCATCCTCGACGAGATCGAGCGCCAGCTCGCGACGCTCGAGCGCGAGCGCGACGCCGCGCTCAAGTACAAGACCGTGAAGGAGGCGCTCGACCTCGCGAAGGCGAAGCTCGGCAAGCGCCGCGAGGAGGCGCTCGTCGCGGACCTCGCGCGGCTCGGGAGCGACCTCGCGAGCCACGAGCGCGAGCGCGTGGAGCTCGAGACGACGCTCGAAGGCGTGAAGGACGAGATCCGCGAGGCCGAGGAGGCGCTCGCGGCGATCGAGCGCCGCATCGCCGACCGCGGCGGCCCCGAGGCGCAGGCGCTCCGCGCGAAGATCGAGGATCTGCGCGCCCGCACGGTCCGCGCGACGGAGCGCGCGAACTACGCGCGCCAGGAGATGGACGACCTCAAGAAGGACCGCGCGGGCGTCGAGGGCGACTTCAAGCGCGTCGAGAAGGAGCTCGCGAAGCTCCTCAAGGAGAAGTCCGCGCTCGAGGCCAAGGCCTCCGAGGCGGAGTCGAAGCTCGCGACGGCGGATGCGGGCCTCAAGGCCCTCCGCGAGACGCTCTCCTCGGGCCAGGGCCGCGCCGCGGAGCTCGAGCGCGAGCTCGCGAAGATGCGGGCCGAGCACGAATCCAAGTCCACCGAGCTGCACGAGGCGACGCTCGCGCGCGAGCGCGCCGTCGACCGCGTTGACCGGCTCAAGTCCGCCCTCGCCGAGGCCGAGGAGGCGAAGGGCACCGCGGAGTTCGAGATCCGCGACATCGAGTGGGAAGCGAAGGAGATCCGCAAGGAGACGGACGGCTCCACGGGCGACGTCGAGGGTCGCCGCAAGGCGCTCTTCGAGAAGAAGCGCCGCGAAAGCGACGTCTCCAAGGAGCTTCGCGAGCTCGAGCCCGCGATCCGGTCGCTCCAGAACGACTACTCGCGCCTCAAGGCCGAAGCGGACGCCTCCGAGGCCGTCTCGCGCGGCTACACGCGCGCCGTCGACGCGGTCATGACCGCGCGCGACCAGGGCAAGCTCAAGGGCATCTGCGGCACGGTCGCGGAGCTCGCCGACGTGCAGAAGAAGCACGCCCGCGCCATGGAGGTCGCGGCGGGCGGGCGCATGCAGGCCATCGTGACCGAGACGGACGCGGACGCCGCGGAGGCGATCGAGTTCCTGAAGCGCAACCGCCTCGGCCGCGCCACGTTCCTCCCCCTGAGCAAGATGGTGCCCGGCCGCCCGGCCGGCAAGCCGCTCATGGCGGTCCGCGACCCCTCGGCCGAGGGCTTCGCGATCGACCTCATCTCGTTCGACGACAAGTACCGCCCCGCGTTCTGGTACGTCTTCCGCGACACGGTCATCGTGAACGGGATGGACGCCGCTCGGCGCCTCATGGGCGGCGTACGCCTCGTCACGCTCGAGGGCGAGGTCATCGACGCCGCGGGCGCGATGACGGGCGGCCACGACGGCGACCGCGACGCGAAGCTCAAGTTCGGCGCCGTCGCGCGCGAGGACGTCGAGAAGATCGCCTCGAAGCTCCGCGCCGCCCTCTCCCACCAGGAGACGCTCTCGCAGGAGCTCGCCGACCTGCGCGTCGAGATCGAGTCGCTCGAGAAGACGCTGCGCGACGCGGGCCACGCGACGGCCGAGAAGACCGCGCGTCTCGCGGAGCTCGAGAAGAAGCGGAAGACCTTCGAGGAGAAGCTCGCGGGCCTCGTCGCCGACGCGGACGCGAAGCGCGTCGAGCTTGCGGCCGCGGAGGCCGAGGTCGCCGCGCTCGCGGACTCCGTTGCGACGCTCACCGCGCGCCTCGGCGAGATCGAGGCCGAGCGCGGCGCGAAGGGCAAGCTCCTGCTCCAGGCGACGGACAAGGACCTCGCCGCGGAGCTCACGCGCCTCCAGACCGAGGTCGAGACGCTCAAGGACGAAGCGCGCGGCGCGCGCTCCTCCGCCGAGACGAAGGCGCGCGAGAGCGTGCTCGTCGAGGAGCGCAAAGCCGAGATCGCCGCGCGCCTCGAGTCCATGACGGCCGCGCGCGAGACGCACGAGAAGGCGCTCGCCGAGGCCGAGGAGGCCATCAAGGCCGGCGAGGAGGAGCTCGCGGTCCTCCTCTCGATGGAAGCCCAGCAGAACGAGGAGATGCGCGGCCTCCACGCGGAGCGCGATCGCGCCTACCAGCGCAAGACCGATCTTGCCCAGCGCGCGGAGAAGCTCCGCGAGAAGGCGCAGGCCCGCTTCGACCTCGTCCTCCAACTGAAGACCCGCATCCCCGCGGTCGAGGAGGCCCTCGCCGAGGCGCGCGCGGAGCTCGCCCTGATGGCCGTCCAGCCGCCCGTCGAATTCCCCGAGTCCGCCGACGAGCTCAAGGCCGCGGTCCGCCGCGGCGAGAACGAGCTCGAGCGTCTCGGCAACGTGAACATGCTCGCGCTCGAGGAGTACGACCGCCAGGCCGCGCGCAAGACGGAACTCGTCTCCGAGACGGAGCACCTGAACGTCGAGCGCGAGAAGCTCTCGAGGCTCGTCGAGGAGATCGTGGCCCGCAAGAAAGAGGGCTTCTTCCGGGTGTTCGACGAGATCAACAAGAACTTCGGAGACGTGTACGCGCGCCTCTCGGACGGCGGCAAGGCGGAGCTCGTCCTCGAGTTCCCCGAGGACCCCTTCCAGGGCGGCCTCACGATGCGCGCCCAGCCGAAGGGCAAGAAGGTCACGCGCCTCGAAGCGCTCTCGGGCGGCGAGAAGTCGCTCACCTCGATGGCGTTCATCTTCGCGATCCAGGAGTACAGCCCGTCGCCGTTCTACTATCTCGACGAGGTCGACCAGAACCTCGACGGCATCAACTCCGAGCTGCTCGCGCGCATGGTGAAGGCGAACTCGCACCACGCCCAGCACATCGTGGTCTCGCTCCGCAAGGTCACCCTCAAGGAGGCCGAGCACGTGTACGGCGTCACGATGGTCGAAAGCGGCCTCTCCGAGATCGTCGGCGAGGTCCGCATCAGCGAGATCGTCGAGGAGCCCGCGCCGCAGGCGACCGTGGGCGGAGGCGCGGAATGA
- a CDS encoding zinc ribbon domain-containing protein — MTHCTRCGAPLGATARFCAACGAIVEVGSAAPRMSPPSAPAAPPALAGGPPGRVQDPVLVPVLVLVTLGIYYFFWSWRIAKETDAFAATPGRALTPVKIGVIVTGVAIAIMLPAYVMMFAGFVEGLPPAVADGSRELTPEEAAILAESVAPWVGLVLLALIASLAGYVALLVGHWRVWRVIEADERARGAPSPLSPALMLVFIAVPYLNLVAMWYAFYRVQKGLNGVWQAPGRGPAW, encoded by the coding sequence ATGACCCATTGCACGCGATGCGGCGCCCCCCTCGGCGCGACCGCGCGCTTCTGCGCCGCATGCGGCGCGATCGTCGAAGTCGGAAGCGCCGCGCCCCGCATGTCGCCCCCGTCCGCGCCGGCCGCTCCTCCCGCGCTTGCGGGCGGCCCCCCGGGTCGCGTCCAGGACCCCGTCCTCGTCCCGGTCCTCGTCCTCGTCACGCTCGGCATCTATTACTTTTTCTGGTCCTGGCGCATCGCGAAGGAGACGGACGCGTTCGCCGCGACGCCCGGACGCGCGCTGACGCCGGTCAAGATCGGCGTGATCGTCACCGGCGTCGCGATCGCGATCATGCTCCCGGCGTACGTCATGATGTTCGCCGGATTCGTCGAGGGCCTTCCGCCCGCCGTCGCCGACGGGTCCCGCGAGTTGACGCCCGAGGAAGCCGCGATCCTCGCCGAATCCGTCGCGCCGTGGGTGGGCCTCGTCCTGCTTGCCTTGATCGCCTCCCTCGCGGGATATGTCGCGCTCCTCGTCGGACACTGGCGCGTCTGGAGGGTCATCGAGGCGGACGAACGCGCCCGCGGCGCGCCCTCCCCCCTGAGCCCCGCGCTCATGCTCGTGTTCATCGCCGTCCCGTACCTCAACCTCGTCGCGATGTGGTACGCGTTCTACCGCGTCCAGAAGGGCCTGAACGGCGTGTGGCAGGCGCCCGGCCGCGGACCGGCCTGGTAG
- a CDS encoding VOC family protein gives MAARDAPPSGLRVAAADLLVRDLDRVAAFYRDVLGFRLHRRAGDVVELGAREVLLRLRSAPDARPRARGQAGLFHVAYLLPGRADLGRVLAALLPRGLLHGASDHRVSEALYLADPEGNGIELYRDRPREAWPRGAEGAIAMATDPLDVDAVLAAGDGAWTGLPDAATIGHIHLNVNDVPAAERFWREAVGLDLMARYGADASFLAADGYHHHLGLNAWGTRGGPPANPGTLGLARFDLALPGAARDALVVRLGGDAAEDPSGNRFRVVPG, from the coding sequence ATGGCCGCTCGCGACGCTCCTCCTTCCGGCCTCCGGGTCGCGGCGGCCGACCTCCTGGTGCGCGACCTCGACCGCGTCGCGGCGTTCTACCGCGACGTCCTCGGGTTCCGCCTGCACCGCCGCGCGGGCGACGTCGTCGAGCTCGGCGCGCGCGAGGTCCTCCTGCGCCTGCGGTCGGCGCCCGATGCCCGCCCGCGGGCGCGCGGCCAGGCGGGCCTCTTCCACGTCGCCTACCTCCTCCCCGGGCGGGCGGATCTCGGACGCGTCCTGGCCGCCCTCCTCCCCCGGGGCCTTCTGCACGGCGCGAGCGACCACCGCGTGAGCGAGGCCCTCTACCTCGCCGACCCGGAGGGCAACGGGATCGAACTCTACCGCGACCGCCCCCGGGAGGCGTGGCCGCGCGGCGCGGAGGGCGCGATCGCGATGGCGACGGACCCGCTGGACGTCGACGCGGTCCTCGCGGCCGGCGACGGGGCGTGGACGGGCCTCCCGGACGCGGCGACGATCGGCCACATCCACCTGAACGTGAACGACGTGCCCGCGGCGGAGCGGTTCTGGCGCGAGGCCGTCGGGCTCGACCTCATGGCGCGCTACGGCGCCGACGCGAGCTTCCTCGCCGCCGACGGCTACCATCACCATCTCGGCCTCAACGCCTGGGGCACGCGCGGCGGGCCGCCCGCGAATCCCGGCACGCTCGGCCTCGCGCGCTTCGACCTTGCGCTCCCGGGGGCGGCGCGCGACGCGCTTGTCGTGCGGCTCGGCGGCGACGCGGCGGAGGACCCGTCCGGGAACCGGTTCCGGGTCGTGCCAGGATGA
- a CDS encoding enoyl-CoA hydratase/isomerase family protein: MPRQSGELMASTTTKGDREIVHYTVQDGVAIIELDDPPANTYTHEMMRQLDEAILKARFDDSVHVLLLTGAGDKFFSAGANISMLNSVTPSFKYCFCLHANETLNRLMHTPKLVIAALNGHTVGGGLEIAMAADLRIARKDGGKIGLPEVNLGVLPGTGGTQRLVRMVGKAKAIQLMVEGRNFTFEEAKDWGIVNDIMAGDVKAFRAAVLDYARQFCPPNKASMAVGHIKRSVQTGAEIPLEEALAVERELQSLLFKSEDAKEGIAAYVEKRVPNFKGK; the protein is encoded by the coding sequence ATGCCCCGCCAATCCGGTGAACTCATGGCCTCCACGACGACGAAGGGCGACCGCGAGATCGTCCATTACACGGTCCAGGACGGCGTCGCGATCATCGAGCTCGACGACCCGCCCGCGAACACGTACACGCACGAGATGATGCGCCAGCTCGACGAGGCGATCCTCAAGGCCCGCTTCGACGACTCGGTCCACGTCCTCCTCCTCACGGGCGCCGGGGACAAGTTCTTCAGCGCCGGCGCGAACATCAGCATGCTGAACTCGGTCACGCCGTCGTTCAAGTACTGCTTCTGTCTCCACGCGAACGAGACGCTCAACCGCCTCATGCACACGCCGAAGCTCGTGATCGCCGCGCTCAACGGCCACACGGTCGGCGGCGGCCTCGAGATCGCGATGGCGGCGGACCTCCGCATCGCCCGCAAGGACGGCGGCAAGATCGGCCTCCCCGAGGTCAACCTCGGCGTCCTCCCCGGAACGGGCGGCACGCAGCGCCTCGTCCGCATGGTCGGCAAGGCGAAGGCGATCCAGCTCATGGTCGAAGGCCGCAACTTCACCTTCGAGGAGGCCAAGGACTGGGGCATCGTGAACGACATCATGGCCGGCGACGTGAAGGCGTTCCGCGCCGCGGTGCTCGACTACGCGCGCCAGTTCTGCCCGCCGAACAAGGCGAGCATGGCCGTCGGCCACATCAAGCGCAGCGTCCAGACCGGCGCCGAGATCCCGCTCGAGGAAGCGCTCGCCGTCGAGCGCGAGCTGCAGAGCCTTCTCTTCAAGTCCGAGGACGCGAAGGAAGGCATCGCGGCGTACGTCGAGAAGCGCGTCCCCAACTTTAAGGGCAAGTAG
- a CDS encoding NUDIX domain-containing protein, with protein MHAASPAPTVAAFVHRTKAPRYLLLRRIAARGGWWQPVTGRVEATDADAVAAALREVREETGIEDALSVLELGFDQSFTGLDGRRYTERSFAVEVPDDAEARASPEHDTLRWMDLDEALARLHFPANRAALEALAERLGDRAGGGKRL; from the coding sequence GTGCATGCCGCCAGTCCCGCCCCCACCGTCGCCGCCTTCGTGCACCGCACCAAGGCGCCGCGCTACCTCCTCCTCAGGCGCATCGCCGCGCGCGGCGGGTGGTGGCAGCCGGTCACCGGTCGAGTGGAGGCGACGGACGCGGACGCCGTCGCCGCGGCGCTGCGCGAGGTCCGCGAAGAGACGGGCATCGAGGACGCGCTGAGCGTCCTCGAGCTGGGTTTCGACCAGAGCTTCACGGGCCTCGACGGACGGCGCTACACGGAACGCTCCTTCGCGGTCGAGGTTCCGGACGACGCCGAAGCGCGGGCGAGCCCCGAGCACGACACGCTCCGGTGGATGGACCTCGACGAGGCCCTCGCGCGCCTGCACTTCCCCGCGAACCGGGCCGCGCTCGAAGCGTTGGCCGAGCGCCTGGGGGACCGCGCGGGCGGCGGGAAACGCTTATGA
- a CDS encoding EF-Tu/IF-2/RF-3 family GTPase: MPGVTVALLGNLAYAQELGKKSTESDVALYAYKEGDTFVTTVVPIRYPEKPQPLAYALAAADVGLLVVSALDKVLGETVVAADASGLARGLIVMQNYLAPEQLKPLLKGTSLENWTVVEDNPIKVRQALAELAPAPREGPTRIPIDHHFDVKGIGTVILGFVRQGEVAKHADLRVYPTKKTAQVRSIQVHDVDVATATFGDHVGLALKNLQNADLDRGFTLAPEGSMNVLEAAHTSDLEVRVSKWFKAGVNPGAVLYLASNWQFVPVKVETGFVTPGNQGRITIRPQKPFAIEKGERVALWNLDDKNLRVVGSAVSLG, encoded by the coding sequence ATGCCCGGCGTCACGGTGGCCCTGCTCGGCAACCTCGCCTACGCCCAGGAGCTCGGGAAGAAGAGCACGGAGAGCGACGTCGCCCTCTACGCCTACAAGGAGGGCGACACGTTCGTCACGACGGTCGTCCCGATCCGCTACCCCGAGAAGCCGCAGCCCCTCGCGTATGCGCTCGCCGCCGCCGACGTCGGCCTCCTCGTCGTCTCGGCCCTCGACAAGGTCCTCGGCGAGACGGTCGTCGCGGCGGACGCCTCCGGCCTCGCGCGCGGCCTCATCGTGATGCAGAACTACCTCGCGCCCGAGCAGCTCAAACCTCTCCTCAAGGGCACCTCGCTCGAGAACTGGACGGTCGTCGAGGACAACCCGATCAAGGTGCGCCAGGCGCTTGCGGAGCTCGCGCCCGCGCCCCGCGAGGGCCCGACGCGCATCCCGATCGACCACCACTTCGACGTGAAGGGCATCGGCACCGTCATCCTCGGCTTCGTCCGGCAGGGCGAGGTCGCGAAGCACGCGGACCTCCGCGTGTACCCGACGAAGAAAACCGCGCAGGTGCGCTCCATCCAGGTGCACGACGTGGACGTCGCCACGGCGACTTTCGGCGACCACGTCGGCCTCGCGCTCAAGAACCTGCAGAACGCGGACCTCGACCGCGGCTTCACGCTCGCGCCCGAAGGCTCGATGAACGTCCTCGAGGCCGCGCACACGAGCGACCTCGAGGTGCGGGTCTCGAAGTGGTTCAAGGCCGGCGTCAACCCCGGCGCCGTGCTCTACCTCGCCTCGAACTGGCAGTTCGTGCCCGTGAAGGTGGAGACGGGTTTCGTCACGCCCGGCAACCAGGGCCGCATCACCATCCGCCCGCAGAAGCCCTTCGCGATCGAGAAGGGCGAGCGCGTCGCGCTTTGGAACCTCGACGACAAGAACCTGCGCGTCGTGGGGTCCGCCGTGAGCCTCGGGTGA
- a CDS encoding RDD family protein, whose protein sequence is MNVLAPAPAALAVRFGHRPPTPVPQPGLTRRAGAFAIDLAILASLTWLVAIELLALGLVEVRPLYVAGNDLGEPLGLLWLLALVDLPVTLLYFTVAEGFAGGRSLGKLLLGLKVVKVENGRPPDVLDAFLRNLLRLLWIGPFAPVFLAADFWLMATGELEQRTGDLASGTMVVLDPREPRR, encoded by the coding sequence GTGAACGTCCTCGCCCCCGCGCCCGCGGCGCTCGCCGTGCGCTTCGGCCACAGGCCGCCCACGCCCGTCCCCCAGCCCGGCCTCACGCGTCGCGCGGGCGCGTTCGCGATCGACCTCGCGATCCTTGCAAGCCTGACGTGGCTCGTCGCGATCGAGCTCCTCGCGCTCGGCCTCGTGGAGGTGCGGCCGCTCTACGTCGCGGGCAACGACCTCGGCGAGCCGCTCGGTCTCCTCTGGCTCCTCGCGCTCGTGGACCTGCCGGTGACGCTCCTCTACTTCACGGTCGCGGAAGGGTTCGCGGGAGGCCGCAGCCTCGGGAAGCTCCTCCTCGGCCTCAAGGTCGTGAAGGTCGAGAACGGGCGCCCGCCCGACGTCCTCGACGCGTTCCTCCGCAACCTCCTGCGCCTGCTCTGGATCGGACCTTTCGCGCCCGTCTTCCTCGCCGCGGACTTCTGGCTCATGGCGACGGGAGAGCTCGAACAGCGGACGGGCGACCTCGCGAGTGGGACGATGGTCGTCCTCGACCCGCGCGAACCCCGGCGGTGA
- a CDS encoding peroxidase-related enzyme (This protein belongs to a clade of uncharacterized proteins related to peroxidases such as the alkylhydroperoxidase AhpD.), whose translation MARIRIIRSDEAEGQLKEAYARIAKERGSVAEVHQVASLHPELMLAHLDFYLTLMYGRGGLSRRERELVGTVVSRTNRCEYCVTHHAEAFARYEKDAALVEALARDPASAPLAPRDRALADFAKRLTRDPAGIRDEDADRLRALGFEDKDILAAGAIAASSTS comes from the coding sequence ATGGCGCGCATCCGCATCATCCGGTCGGACGAAGCCGAGGGCCAGCTGAAGGAGGCCTACGCGCGCATCGCGAAGGAGCGCGGGAGCGTCGCGGAGGTCCATCAGGTGGCGAGCCTCCATCCCGAGCTGATGCTCGCGCACCTCGACTTCTACCTGACGCTCATGTACGGCCGCGGGGGCCTCTCGCGGCGCGAGCGCGAGCTCGTCGGCACCGTCGTCTCGCGGACGAACCGCTGCGAATACTGCGTTACGCACCACGCGGAGGCGTTCGCCCGCTACGAGAAGGACGCGGCCCTCGTCGAGGCGCTCGCGCGGGACCCCGCGAGCGCGCCGCTCGCGCCGCGCGATCGCGCGCTTGCGGATTTCGCAAAGCGGCTCACGCGCGACCCCGCAGGCATCCGCGACGAGGACGCGGACCGCCTCCGCGCGCTCGGCTTCGAGGACAAGGACATCCTCGCGGCGGGCGCCATCGCGGCCTCTTCAACTTCGTGA
- a CDS encoding DUF1614 domain-containing protein, translated as MALDALAGAPWPFILAFSSLGLLWLAFKGRESLLAEAGFGRWEVALLCLGSIAGWVVNVPVLPLGDAYLAVNLGGALVPVILVLGWLRTGRLGALSALLGIAIVSFVAHAIARFDPQVGIVASFPSFFLPSIAALLFAVAMSPARLVRSVPLAYASGSIGALVGADLLNLPRLLEAYGGAGDGARESVLVSLGGAGVFDMVSIAGTLAMAAALVIVIPIERRAVPVQYPGARPARVWNARRLLAAFGQLRDATPGEHALAGLARSNEALASGDDVGAVRWAHASVAGLLHAGDPPIGRLLEEVTPDDFKDDVATLDALSSRADLGRREALAANEAAKFLVAALARAANEKTERLPGGSL; from the coding sequence ATGGCGCTCGATGCCCTCGCGGGCGCGCCCTGGCCGTTCATCCTCGCGTTCTCGAGCCTGGGCCTTCTCTGGCTCGCCTTCAAGGGACGGGAGAGCCTCCTTGCCGAGGCGGGCTTCGGACGGTGGGAGGTCGCGCTCCTCTGCCTGGGGTCCATCGCGGGCTGGGTCGTGAACGTCCCGGTTTTGCCTCTCGGCGACGCGTACCTCGCCGTCAACCTCGGCGGCGCGCTCGTTCCCGTCATCCTCGTGCTCGGATGGCTCCGCACGGGCCGCCTCGGCGCCCTGTCCGCGCTTCTCGGGATCGCCATCGTGTCGTTCGTCGCGCACGCGATCGCCCGCTTCGATCCGCAGGTCGGCATCGTCGCCTCGTTCCCGAGCTTCTTCCTTCCGTCGATCGCGGCGCTCCTCTTCGCCGTCGCGATGAGCCCCGCGCGGCTCGTCCGGAGCGTGCCGCTCGCGTACGCCTCCGGCTCGATCGGCGCGCTCGTGGGCGCCGACCTCCTGAATCTGCCGCGCCTCCTCGAAGCCTACGGCGGGGCGGGCGACGGCGCGCGCGAGTCCGTCCTCGTGAGCCTCGGCGGCGCGGGCGTCTTCGACATGGTCTCCATCGCGGGCACGCTCGCGATGGCCGCGGCCCTCGTCATCGTCATCCCGATCGAGAGACGCGCCGTTCCCGTCCAGTATCCCGGCGCCCGGCCCGCGCGGGTCTGGAACGCCCGCCGCCTCCTCGCCGCGTTCGGCCAGCTTCGCGACGCGACGCCCGGAGAGCACGCGCTCGCCGGCCTCGCCCGCTCGAACGAGGCCCTCGCGTCGGGCGACGACGTGGGCGCCGTCCGATGGGCGCACGCGAGCGTGGCGGGCCTCCTCCACGCGGGCGACCCGCCCATCGGGCGCCTTCTCGAGGAGGTCACGCCGGACGACTTCAAGGACGACGTCGCGACGCTCGACGCGCTTTCCTCGCGCGCGGACCTCGGACGACGCGAGGCGCTCGCCGCGAACGAGGCCGCGAAGTTCCTCGTCGCCGCGCTCGCGCGCGCCGCGAACGAGAAGACCGAGCGCCTGCCCGGAGGGAGCCTGTGA